A part of Argopecten irradians isolate NY unplaced genomic scaffold, Ai_NY scaffold_0495, whole genome shotgun sequence genomic DNA contains:
- the LOC138312854 gene encoding LOW QUALITY PROTEIN: novel acetylcholine receptor chaperone-like (The sequence of the model RefSeq protein was modified relative to this genomic sequence to represent the inferred CDS: deleted 1 base in 1 codon), whose amino-acid sequence MASFVLRVLSLTLGIFFIFIGTLKLSPSINDELYRQMRKSFIKSAKVFPFAKLAGWRLNPHSYRKMFGGLEIICGVILVAIPGPVKDIVNVVMMLMMLLDVYSHWALDEGLDKMSLSIVFLLLLTCRLIVYLQNKLRVDEEKEGYQKHTNENVEETAKKIVSDLESKKDQ is encoded by the exons ATGGCTTCGTTTGTGCTAAGGGTTCTTTCATTGACTTTGggcatt tttttcattttcatcgGCACTCTAAAATTGTCGCCGTCCATCAACGATGAACTTTACAGACAAATG AGAAAATCATTCATCAAGAGTGCCAAGGTATTTCCATTTGCAAAGCTAGCAGGATGGAGGCTAAACCCACACTCTTACAGGAAAATGTTCGGCGGATTAGAAATCATTTGTGGAGTGATACTAGTAGCAATCCCAG GTCCAGTGAAAGATATAGTGAATGTTgtgatgatgctgatgatgcTGTTGGATGTGTATTCACACTGGGCGTTAGATGAGGGTCTTGATAAAATGAGTCTGTCCATTGTGTTTCTGTTACTACTCACATGTAGATTGATTGTCTACCTTCAGAACAAGTTACGTGTGGATGAGGAGAAAGAAGGTTACCAGAAACATACAAACGAAAATGTGGAAGAAACTGcaaagaaaattgtttctgaTTTGGAATCAAAGAAAGACCAGtga